One stretch of Nycticebus coucang isolate mNycCou1 chromosome 7, mNycCou1.pri, whole genome shotgun sequence DNA includes these proteins:
- the MOGAT1 gene encoding 2-acylglycerol O-acyltransferase 1 isoform X3 codes for MWPHVCVGLIVVLIIYNYWFLYVPYLTWLYFDWHTPEQGGRRSSWVRNWTVWRYFKDYFPIHLIKTQDLDRSHNYIFGFHPHGVLVAGAFGNFCTNYSDFKELFPGFTAYLHVLPVWFRCPLFREYLMSSGPVSVSKKSISYVMSKEGGGNISVIVLGGAEESLDAHPGKCNLFIRQRKGFVKIALTHGAYLVPVFSFGENELFKQINNPEGSWLRTVQKKLQKMTGFTLPLFHARGVFQYSFGLMPYRKPIHTVVGRPIPVRRTPHPTSEQIEELHQTYLEELKKLFEDHKGKYGIPEHQTLVFK; via the exons GTGTGCGTTGGACTCATCGTGGTACTGATCATATACAACTATTGGTTCCTCTATGTCCCTTACTTGACCTGGCTTTACTTTGACTGGCATACCCCAGAGCAAGGAGGCAGGAGATCCAGCTGGGTCAGAAATTGGACTGTTTGGAGGTACTTTAAGGACTATTTTCCAATTCAT CTCATCAAAACTCAGGATTTGGATCGAAGTCACAACTATATATTTGGGTTTCACCCTCATGGAGTGCTTGTAGCTGGAGCCTTTGGAAATTTTTGTACAAATTATTCAGACTTCAAGGAGCTGTTTCCTGGCTTTACTGCGTATCTTCATGTGCTCCCAGTTTGGTTCCGGTGTCCTCTCTTCCGAGAATATCTGATGAGTAGCG GGCCAGTTTCTGTTTCTAAGAAAAGCATATCATACGTGATGAGCAAGGAAGGAGGTGGAAACATTTCCGTCATCGTCCTTGGGGGTGCAGAAGAATCACTGGATGCCCATCCTGGAAAATGCAATCTGTTCATCCGTCAGCGGAAAGGATTTGTTAAAATCGCTTTGACCCATGG CGCATATTTGGTCCCAGTGTTTTCTTTTGGTGAAAATGAACTGTTTAAACAAATTAACAATCCTGAAGGCTCATGGCTTAGAACTGTTCAGAAGAAACTACAGAAGATGACGGGGTTTACTTTGCCCCTGTTTCATGCGAGAGGAGTTTTTCAGTACAGTTTTGGCCTAATGCCTTATAGGAAACCTATCCACACTGTTG TTGGCCGCCCAATCCCTGTCCGTCGGACTCCGCACCCGACCTCGGAGCAGATTGAGGAGCTGCATCAGACCTATTTGGAGGAACTGAAGAAATTATTTGAAGACCACAAAGGAAAGTATGGCATCCCAGAGCACCAAACCCTCGTTTTTAAGTGA
- the MOGAT1 gene encoding 2-acylglycerol O-acyltransferase 1 isoform X1, whose protein sequence is MKVEFAPLNIPLARRLQTAAVLQWVLSFLLLAQVCVGLIVVLIIYNYWFLYVPYLTWLYFDWHTPEQGGRRSSWVRNWTVWRYFKDYFPIHLIKTQDLDRSHNYIFGFHPHGVLVAGAFGNFCTNYSDFKELFPGFTAYLHVLPVWFRCPLFREYLMSSGPVSVSKKSISYVMSKEGGGNISVIVLGGAEESLDAHPGKCNLFIRQRKGFVKIALTHGAYLVPVFSFGENELFKQINNPEGSWLRTVQKKLQKMTGFTLPLFHARGVFQYSFGLMPYRKPIHTVVGRPIPVRRTPHPTSEQIEELHQTYLEELKKLFEDHKGKYGIPEHQTLVFK, encoded by the exons CACAGGTGTGCGTTGGACTCATCGTGGTACTGATCATATACAACTATTGGTTCCTCTATGTCCCTTACTTGACCTGGCTTTACTTTGACTGGCATACCCCAGAGCAAGGAGGCAGGAGATCCAGCTGGGTCAGAAATTGGACTGTTTGGAGGTACTTTAAGGACTATTTTCCAATTCAT CTCATCAAAACTCAGGATTTGGATCGAAGTCACAACTATATATTTGGGTTTCACCCTCATGGAGTGCTTGTAGCTGGAGCCTTTGGAAATTTTTGTACAAATTATTCAGACTTCAAGGAGCTGTTTCCTGGCTTTACTGCGTATCTTCATGTGCTCCCAGTTTGGTTCCGGTGTCCTCTCTTCCGAGAATATCTGATGAGTAGCG GGCCAGTTTCTGTTTCTAAGAAAAGCATATCATACGTGATGAGCAAGGAAGGAGGTGGAAACATTTCCGTCATCGTCCTTGGGGGTGCAGAAGAATCACTGGATGCCCATCCTGGAAAATGCAATCTGTTCATCCGTCAGCGGAAAGGATTTGTTAAAATCGCTTTGACCCATGG CGCATATTTGGTCCCAGTGTTTTCTTTTGGTGAAAATGAACTGTTTAAACAAATTAACAATCCTGAAGGCTCATGGCTTAGAACTGTTCAGAAGAAACTACAGAAGATGACGGGGTTTACTTTGCCCCTGTTTCATGCGAGAGGAGTTTTTCAGTACAGTTTTGGCCTAATGCCTTATAGGAAACCTATCCACACTGTTG TTGGCCGCCCAATCCCTGTCCGTCGGACTCCGCACCCGACCTCGGAGCAGATTGAGGAGCTGCATCAGACCTATTTGGAGGAACTGAAGAAATTATTTGAAGACCACAAAGGAAAGTATGGCATCCCAGAGCACCAAACCCTCGTTTTTAAGTGA
- the MOGAT1 gene encoding 2-acylglycerol O-acyltransferase 1 isoform X2, which yields MQTQVCVGLIVVLIIYNYWFLYVPYLTWLYFDWHTPEQGGRRSSWVRNWTVWRYFKDYFPIHLIKTQDLDRSHNYIFGFHPHGVLVAGAFGNFCTNYSDFKELFPGFTAYLHVLPVWFRCPLFREYLMSSGPVSVSKKSISYVMSKEGGGNISVIVLGGAEESLDAHPGKCNLFIRQRKGFVKIALTHGAYLVPVFSFGENELFKQINNPEGSWLRTVQKKLQKMTGFTLPLFHARGVFQYSFGLMPYRKPIHTVVGRPIPVRRTPHPTSEQIEELHQTYLEELKKLFEDHKGKYGIPEHQTLVFK from the exons GTGTGCGTTGGACTCATCGTGGTACTGATCATATACAACTATTGGTTCCTCTATGTCCCTTACTTGACCTGGCTTTACTTTGACTGGCATACCCCAGAGCAAGGAGGCAGGAGATCCAGCTGGGTCAGAAATTGGACTGTTTGGAGGTACTTTAAGGACTATTTTCCAATTCAT CTCATCAAAACTCAGGATTTGGATCGAAGTCACAACTATATATTTGGGTTTCACCCTCATGGAGTGCTTGTAGCTGGAGCCTTTGGAAATTTTTGTACAAATTATTCAGACTTCAAGGAGCTGTTTCCTGGCTTTACTGCGTATCTTCATGTGCTCCCAGTTTGGTTCCGGTGTCCTCTCTTCCGAGAATATCTGATGAGTAGCG GGCCAGTTTCTGTTTCTAAGAAAAGCATATCATACGTGATGAGCAAGGAAGGAGGTGGAAACATTTCCGTCATCGTCCTTGGGGGTGCAGAAGAATCACTGGATGCCCATCCTGGAAAATGCAATCTGTTCATCCGTCAGCGGAAAGGATTTGTTAAAATCGCTTTGACCCATGG CGCATATTTGGTCCCAGTGTTTTCTTTTGGTGAAAATGAACTGTTTAAACAAATTAACAATCCTGAAGGCTCATGGCTTAGAACTGTTCAGAAGAAACTACAGAAGATGACGGGGTTTACTTTGCCCCTGTTTCATGCGAGAGGAGTTTTTCAGTACAGTTTTGGCCTAATGCCTTATAGGAAACCTATCCACACTGTTG TTGGCCGCCCAATCCCTGTCCGTCGGACTCCGCACCCGACCTCGGAGCAGATTGAGGAGCTGCATCAGACCTATTTGGAGGAACTGAAGAAATTATTTGAAGACCACAAAGGAAAGTATGGCATCCCAGAGCACCAAACCCTCGTTTTTAAGTGA